aaataagtttataatataaataaaatcaCAATTTTATACTATCGAAATTATAGAAGAAAATGATATCATAATAGCATAAATGAATTTTGGATAAAAGTGTCACATTGACAATTGTTGGGGTTAGATTATAAAAGATTGAttaaaaatcgatttttaagGAAAACCCAGAGGAATATCTTTTTTATTCTCGAAGTTTACATATTTAAATTAAGATCCCATATCCGGTACATTACAAACGATATTAACGAAGTCTTTGAATATCTATCCAAAATAGATATTTCTAATGACATCTcaaatatgatttaaaaatccaAATTTGGCATAGATTATCCCAAATTCTCATCCAACAATGATCCAAGTGGTGATCCAAATTCGGATCAGTATGATCCAATTTGGATCAGACTGATCCAAATTTACTTTAgtataaaataatgattttatttttataattttaatttattagatttaaaattgatttgtAATTAGTTAATGAATGTTAATGATATTTTAGATGTTAATTaatgaaattaatatatttttagcTAATTTAGtctataattttaatattttttaagtgtcgtaaaagaaattatttttgatttaattaatttattagatataatataaatagttattcatgtttaaatataaaatttaagaATAAAGAAGCTAATATGATATTTGCGTATTATATAATATGTAAAAGATAATTTGGATCACGTTATTGAAATTCATCGTAAATTTGGATTAGAGTTTGGATCAGTGatccaaatttgaatttttggatCAATACGGTTGAAGATGCCCTAGTCGGAAAGTCCAGTTTCCCATAGTCCAATACTAAAAACATTGGGCCAACCAATGCTACCCTTAAAACTAAAGCTAGGTCCACTAAACCCAAAAGGCCAATACCAGTCCTAACCGAGcaggatatataaaataaacttttaTATGTTCTTTAATTTTTTACATGTAACTCAATATGCTTGAAAATATActtttataattattaaattttgtCTTTTTTGAACAAAATTAGAAAGGtaatttatcaaaaatatttatgttttcaaataaattttaaaaaattcggTAAAAGTTGCATATTAGGTGCAGAGGAGCTTACTCGAAGTTGTATACGAGGTTGCAAAATTTTATGTTGCATTTAAGATTGCACCGTATTGTTGAAAAATATATTTTCGTCGAATTGGGTATTTTTGAAAAACTCCTTAGAAATCATAAACTTTTGTTCAAAAAAAATGGAAAATAGTAAACAGAAGTGTATCATTATTATACTCCTCATTAAAATGTAAAATGGAATGgcaaatatattattttaaatatattaattttactGGAAAACCAAAAAATGTACCGAGAACATAAAAAAAACCTCTTACGAATAAAGTCCTGATTTAACTAACAGATGTCGCGGGTCGAGAGTTTAACTATTACATCATATGTTATGAATGGATGCGGCAGTTTAATTTGGGGCGCATATAAATGCAACGGAATTTAAGATGAAATTACAATGTTGACGTTGCCAATGCTGACTTTACCCTGGCCAGTTCTTGAAACCAAAGCAACCACCACATTCTCATCATCCTCAGCTCCCAAGTCTTCCAACAGCTCACTTATACCCAAACTCAGCTTAGTTTTCACCTTCTTGCTCCCTTTAGCCGATGGCACATTCGAAAACGCTCCTGCAAACTCTGCATTGTTAGGTCCGCTCTCGACCTCGTCTTCGTCGTTGACATAAACATCAAACTTGACATACTCGTCTCCATAGTATTCAATACCATCTATCACTAGTATTTCCTCTTCGTCCTCCTTCTCGGCCTTACTTCTCGACTTCTTAGGCCTTGGGACCGTAAATTTTACAAATTTTTCGAGGACTCTTGGAAAGACTTGATCAGCATTCGGAAAGACTTGTGCAGGGTTTAGGGTTGCAGCATTTGTTAGCCCTGTATTAGTGGCAATGCACAAGGTTCCTGCTAGACCAAGAAACACGTTCCTTCGATTAAATGTCGAGAAACTAGGAGTTATGATCTTTTCGGACCTGGGATCACTGCTGGTTTTATGATCTGAATTGGCCTGCAGGGTTGATATTGATTTTCTGTGGTGGTTATGGTTTGTGCTTTGGCAGTAGGGCAACTGGAGAGAACTAATTGTGATCATTTTGTTGGCATTTTTTGTAGAAATATTGCCTCCTATTTATAGCTGATCATCGTTCATAAGTACTATCTCCGTCTCAGTTTAACTGTTCTGTTTGATTTTTTGTAGTCAAATTGACGATAAATAGGCAGCAAAATGATCTCTATCCGCCTAATAAGCAGCAAAAAGTCAATGAATCATTATCAATCTAATAAGCAACAAAATGTGTTTTGTGGATATGGAAATGGACACATTGGGGATTCATTACCACACATACAGATACATTGTTCTATTCGACACTAGTTTTTTTGTATAGTCCAACTTCTTTTTTTAAAATCAAGTTGACTAAAAGGCCATACACACTGTATCATACTCCCACCATCCCATTTTGTTCTTCCTATATTGACTTTCGGTAGTGTTCACGGTAATcgattgactattaatttacgtctaatctataatatcaaacatagtcatgagtgatctcgttggattcgtatttatcagtactttaatacagtgaaatttttatatttaatactaatacgaatttaaaaatattaacaatcaaaagtgtgcattagcaaacgtgtccaacacaaataggAAACGTTTCTTTTGGACTTGTAGATGAAAAATTAGGAAATTTATAAATCCAGAgcaatttttttaaaatccaGAGTAGAATAGTGTGAAAAAGACTAAATTACTCTCACGTTGAGTGTTACTCGGATTGTTGATGTCAGCCAGGGAGGGTATTTTAGTCTTTTCAACGCTGTCTTGCTCAGATTTTTAAAATATGCTTTGGATTTaacatttttcaaaaattattagACAAGTTAAGAAAGATAATTAACCAAAAACATATTTATATTCACTACTAGAGGCTTTCcctttaaatataattattaaggaAATTGGTCCCGAAAATCACCTACCGCAATGTAACATTACGGCATATGGTTGGTGTCCAACATTGGTCGGGGAATCAACAAAGATGATTACAGAGATCGTTAACTTTTCATGCCAATTTATTACTAATGGAAGGCCTTTTAGACTTTTACAAAAAATTTTATAGAAATGGATTGAAGAAGTAAGTATTTCATGGTCACATTTTATGTAAAGAATAATATTTATGAATTACAAAAACTTAATCATTCTGCATTTACTTTTTGTTTATCAATTAAAGGGGAAGAAGATGGATCTTGCATTAAGAATGTTAATGCATAGTGTAGCATGTAGAAGGATTAGGGTTCGAACTTCGAACCTCTGGTAAAGTAAAGTGCCTGTCCTGTGACTGGCCATGAGCTGCATTGGGTGCAGGGCCTGCAGCATATACAGCAAATGCAAATATAATGATGCATGGGAAAACAAGATTATTAAGAGGATCCTATGTTATTCAAATTTCTCGCTCAATCGTACAGACACCAGACAGACAGATAAATAAATATCCCGAGACCCGTCTTAAACCGAGATATGTTCATATTAAGTAATCAGTCACTCTAAAACCTTAAGTTGTCTAATTTCACGGTCCGAAACTAGAAATAGTAGCTAATTA
The sequence above is drawn from the Apium graveolens cultivar Ventura chromosome 2, ASM990537v1, whole genome shotgun sequence genome and encodes:
- the LOC141706565 gene encoding polyphenol oxidase II, chloroplastic-like, with amino-acid sequence MITISSLQLPYCQSTNHNHHRKSISTLQANSDHKTSSDPRSEKIITPSFSTFNRRNVFLGLAGTLCIATNTGLTNAATLNPAQVFPNADQVFPRVLEKFVKFTVPRPKKSRSKAEKEDEEEILVIDGIEYYGDEYVKFDVYVNDEDEVESGPNNAEFAGAFSNVPSAKGSKKVKTKLSLGISELLEDLGAEDDENVVVALVSRTGQGKVSIGNVNIVISS